Proteins encoded together in one Epinephelus lanceolatus isolate andai-2023 chromosome 4, ASM4190304v1, whole genome shotgun sequence window:
- the c1qtnf5 gene encoding complement C1q tumor necrosis factor-related protein 5 — MTSLRLLPLLHSLLLLQVHLSSQLEDNKIPPSLCTGHPGIPGSPGVHGSPGQPGRDGRDGRDAAPGEKGEKGNIGTPGETGVRGLTGDRGDPGQKGERGQPGECAVAPKSAFSVKISEGQTLPLTVGNVVHFDKVVINEQGDYNPETGRFTCKVPGVYYFAVHATVYRASLQFDLMKNAHAVASYFQFYGNWPKPASLSGGTLLHLIPGDQVWVQMALSEYNGFYSSTKTDSTFTGFLVYSDWKNSAVFA, encoded by the exons ATGACCTCACTCAGGCTCTTGCCCTTGCTgcactccctcctcctcctccaagtCCATCTTTCCAGCCAGTTAGAGGACAACAAGATCCCTCCCAGTCTGTGTACTGGTCACCCTGGTATCCCGGGCTCTCCTGGAGTTCATGGCAGTCCTGGGCAGCCGGGGAGAGACGGGAGGGATGGGAGAGATGCTGCTCCAGGGGAGAAGGGAGAGAAGGGGAACATTGGAACCCCAG GTGAGACAGGAGTGCGAGGCCTGACCGGGGACAGAGGCGACCCAGGACAGAAGGGGGAGAGGGGGCAGCCAGGAGAGTGCGCAGTGGCCCCCAAATCTGCCTTCAGTGTCAAAATATCTGAGGGCCAAACTTTACCCCTCACTGTGGGCAATGTAGTCCACTTCGATAAGGTCGTGATCAACGAACAGGGGGACTACAACCCAGAGACGGGGCGCTTCACCTGCAAAGTGCCAGGGGTTTACTACTTTGCCGTCCACGCCACAGTCTACCGCGCCAGCCTCCAGTTTGACCTGATGAAAAACGCACATGCAGTGGCATCTTACTTTCAGTTCTACGGCAACTGGCCCAAACCAGCGTCTCTGTCAGGCGGCACCCTGCTCCACCTCATCCCTGGCGACCAGGTGTGGGTCCAGATGGCTCTGTCAGAGTACAATGGATTTTACTCCAGCACCAAGACAGACAGCACCTTCACCGGCTTCCTGGTGTACTCAGACTGGAAAAACTCTGCTGTGTTTGCATGA